Proteins from a single region of Phycisphaeraceae bacterium D3-23:
- a CDS encoding MotA/TolQ/ExbB proton channel family protein, translating into MRTTLTKMTFALAAAIATPIVSLAQDAAPAAAEAAASTGGETQSWFKAFFWPDGPILGNLIILLLLLMSATVMGFSLMLIFKFRRNQVLPEETRDEIEALLAEKKYREAIEFSQDDDSYLGQVVSAALSEASNGYAAMERAVEEAGDAQAVKILRPIEYLNVMGNIAPMIGLFGTVFGMIVAFQALVASEGGADPTELAGGISTALVTTFWGLIVAIPALSAYSLIRNKIDAHCAEGILIVEELIAPFKPSGKKKSRSDRPRATPKPE; encoded by the coding sequence ATGCGCACGACTTTGACGAAGATGACCTTTGCCCTGGCTGCGGCGATCGCGACACCGATCGTCTCGCTCGCACAGGACGCCGCCCCCGCCGCCGCCGAGGCCGCCGCCAGCACCGGCGGCGAGACCCAGAGCTGGTTCAAGGCGTTCTTCTGGCCCGACGGCCCGATCCTGGGCAACCTCATCATCCTGCTCCTGCTGCTGATGTCGGCCACCGTCATGGGCTTCTCGCTCATGCTCATCTTCAAGTTCCGACGCAACCAGGTCCTGCCCGAGGAGACCCGCGACGAGATCGAAGCGCTCCTCGCCGAGAAGAAGTACCGCGAGGCCATCGAGTTCTCGCAGGACGACGACTCCTACCTGGGCCAGGTCGTCAGCGCCGCGCTGAGCGAAGCGAGCAACGGCTACGCCGCGATGGAACGCGCCGTCGAAGAGGCCGGCGACGCACAGGCCGTCAAGATCCTCCGCCCCATCGAGTACCTCAACGTCATGGGCAATATCGCACCCATGATCGGGCTGTTCGGCACGGTCTTCGGCATGATCGTCGCCTTCCAGGCGCTGGTCGCCTCCGAGGGCGGCGCCGACCCCACCGAGCTGGCGGGCGGTATCTCCACCGCGCTGGTCACCACCTTCTGGGGGCTTATCGTCGCCATCCCCGCGCTCTCGGCCTACTCGCTCATCCGAAACAAGATCGACGCGCACTGCGCCGAAGGCATCCTCATCGTCGAAGAACTCATCGCGCCCTTCAAGCCCAGCGGCAAGAAGAAGTCCCGGTCCGACCGCCCACGCGCGACGCCGAAGCCCGAGTGA
- a CDS encoding VWA domain-containing protein, giving the protein MMLFGFAANRASAPGPDHVPPPNEFEEEFDDEDSIGDEISDTLVALMPWGISILLHVGLVVAAFFFVWQVIMTEEPDPPVIPDAAFSETPGSPDPIETVDEQTSDAPPTVPTIDPTTNPPSPVMNVTDIQSLSVGATSAGGTPGSSFTSGNGTGTFGTNVFGNGGTARNIAFIVDASGSMVDTMPLVINELKRVINELDAAQKFTIIFFNGEGVFEVPGTSATGRNNLRAATAEFKQFTSNWITLDNHNIEPNGRGSVNAIPAIELALKYDPQLVFLLSDNLTGGGQGATTHEIFQTDVMRAIERANDNTPPAKINTIQFLYRDPLLDAGLSGTLERIAEETEGNYKFLSERDLNLR; this is encoded by the coding sequence ATGATGCTTTTCGGATTTGCCGCCAACCGTGCCTCGGCTCCCGGGCCCGACCACGTGCCGCCGCCGAACGAATTCGAGGAGGAGTTTGACGATGAGGACTCGATCGGCGACGAGATCAGCGACACGCTGGTTGCGCTGATGCCCTGGGGCATCTCGATCCTGCTGCATGTCGGGCTCGTCGTCGCCGCCTTCTTCTTCGTCTGGCAGGTCATCATGACCGAGGAGCCCGACCCGCCCGTCATCCCCGACGCGGCCTTCTCGGAGACGCCCGGCTCGCCCGACCCGATCGAGACCGTCGACGAGCAGACCTCCGACGCGCCGCCCACCGTCCCGACCATCGACCCGACCACCAATCCGCCCAGCCCGGTCATGAACGTGACCGACATCCAGAGTCTGAGTGTCGGCGCGACCAGCGCGGGCGGCACGCCCGGCTCGTCATTCACCAGCGGCAACGGCACGGGCACGTTCGGCACCAACGTCTTCGGCAACGGCGGTACCGCCCGCAACATCGCCTTCATCGTCGACGCCTCGGGCTCGATGGTCGACACCATGCCCCTGGTCATCAACGAACTCAAACGCGTTATCAATGAGCTCGACGCCGCCCAGAAGTTCACCATCATCTTCTTCAACGGCGAAGGCGTCTTCGAGGTCCCGGGCACCAGTGCCACGGGCCGAAACAACCTCCGCGCCGCGACCGCCGAGTTCAAGCAGTTCACCTCCAACTGGATCACGCTCGACAACCACAACATCGAGCCCAACGGCCGGGGCTCGGTCAACGCCATCCCCGCGATCGAGCTCGCCCTCAAGTACGACCCCCAGCTCGTCTTCCTGCTCTCGGACAACCTCACCGGCGGCGGACAGGGCGCAACGACCCACGAGATCTTCCAGACCGATGTGATGCGTGCGATCGAACGCGCTAACGACAACACGCCCCCCGCGAAGATCAACACGATCCAGTTCCTCTACCGCGACCCGCTGCTCGACGCCGGGCTGTCGGGCACGCTCGAACGCATTGCCGAGGAAACCGAAGGCAACTACAAGTTCCTGAGCGAGCGCGACCTGAACCTCCGCTGA
- a CDS encoding biopolymer transporter ExbD gives MASNVTKRGAVKPTLNITPLIDVVFLLIVFFLLVNNIVTDENPDMKLPEVEKPETIQVVSENRLIISLIPDEEWEGEPGPGSPVEHVLQRGGKAKAISLAGVEYAMDDPDRIQAFRDKLVDLIRLRHPRGGLRFLFRVDATIYYREVLPVMAIMLEAMFECGLEKGETLIDIVAYMPD, from the coding sequence ATGGCTTCCAATGTCACAAAACGCGGCGCCGTCAAGCCGACCCTGAATATCACGCCGTTGATCGACGTGGTGTTCCTGCTGATTGTCTTCTTCTTGCTGGTGAACAATATTGTCACCGACGAGAACCCGGACATGAAGCTGCCCGAGGTTGAAAAGCCCGAGACGATCCAGGTCGTCTCCGAGAACCGGCTGATCATCAGTCTCATCCCCGATGAAGAGTGGGAAGGCGAGCCAGGCCCGGGCAGCCCCGTCGAGCACGTGCTCCAGCGCGGCGGCAAGGCCAAGGCGATCTCGCTGGCCGGCGTCGAGTACGCGATGGACGATCCCGACCGGATCCAGGCGTTCCGCGACAAGCTGGTCGACCTGATCCGCCTGCGCCACCCGCGCGGCGGGCTGCGGTTCCTCTTCCGTGTCGACGCCACGATCTACTACCGCGAAGTCCTCCCGGTCATGGCGATCATGCTCGAAGCGATGTTCGAGTGCGGCCTCGAAAAGGGCGAGACCCTGATCGACATCGTCGCGTACATGCCGGACTAA
- a CDS encoding biopolymer transporter ExbD, translated as MADENDIILPDEDVENIQLVHHTSQRKKRRINDDEMELQLTSMIDVIFQLLIYFVITANFTIDEGTLKASMPGQSAPADTDNPDPPIFIDLKTGDDGLTYTLTVDNKQVPGGASELYGYLQSQVDTNKFNIDDDYQIRPQGNVRWQHVVNVFNACTRAELEKVGFATPNQ; from the coding sequence ATGGCCGACGAAAACGACATCATCCTCCCCGACGAAGATGTGGAGAACATCCAGCTCGTCCACCACACCTCCCAGCGCAAGAAGCGTAGGATCAACGACGACGAGATGGAGCTCCAGCTCACGTCCATGATCGACGTCATCTTCCAACTGCTGATCTACTTCGTCATCACCGCGAACTTCACGATCGACGAGGGCACGCTCAAGGCGTCGATGCCCGGCCAGAGCGCGCCTGCCGACACCGACAATCCCGACCCCCCGATCTTCATTGACCTTAAGACCGGCGACGACGGGCTGACCTACACCCTCACCGTCGACAACAAACAGGTCCCCGGCGGCGCGAGCGAGCTCTACGGCTACCTCCAGTCTCAGGTCGATACCAACAAGTTCAACATCGACGACGACTACCAGATCCGCCCGCAGGGCAACGTCCGCTGGCAGCACGTGGTCAATGTCTTCAACGCCTGCACCCGCGCGGAACTCGAGAAAGTCGGCTTCGCGACGCCCAACCAGTGA